The Orenia marismortui DSM 5156 genome window below encodes:
- a CDS encoding 5-(carboxyamino)imidazole ribonucleotide synthase, which yields MFEDPTKQKIGIVGGGQLGKMMILEAKKMNFYVSILDPTPNCPAHSIADDHIVADFDNEQAIRELADKSDVLTYEFEHIGVEALKKLEEEGCKIYPTVKSLEIIQNKYHQKKLLAQNNIPIPDFISVSNIDDIKSAGKEFSYPMMLKSCTGGYDGKGNAVINNLDEIKSAYESLGAGEFELMVERFVPFSKEISILACRGIDGEIAVYPVAENEHQDSILIETKVPAEISESLKEDAVRLAYQVMEVFEGVGIFCIEMFVTEDEKLLINEIAPRPHNSGHYSIEGCITSQFEQHIRVITGLPLGSTSLLRPIVMRNILGEGEQGKAIVYGIKEAFKESDLKVHIYGKEISKPQRKMGHLTVTADRIEDALEKALQASKIIKINGE from the coding sequence GTGTTTGAAGATCCAACTAAGCAGAAAATTGGAATTGTCGGTGGTGGACAGCTGGGAAAAATGATGATATTAGAAGCTAAGAAGATGAATTTTTATGTTAGTATTTTAGATCCTACACCTAACTGTCCAGCCCATAGTATAGCTGACGATCATATTGTGGCTGATTTTGATAATGAACAAGCCATTAGAGAGTTAGCAGATAAATCTGATGTTTTAACTTATGAATTTGAGCATATAGGTGTAGAAGCACTAAAGAAACTTGAAGAAGAAGGGTGTAAAATATATCCTACTGTTAAAAGCTTAGAGATAATTCAGAATAAATATCATCAAAAAAAATTATTAGCTCAAAATAATATCCCAATTCCAGATTTTATATCGGTTTCAAATATAGATGATATTAAAAGTGCAGGAAAAGAGTTTTCTTATCCAATGATGTTAAAAAGCTGTACTGGTGGCTATGATGGTAAGGGTAATGCTGTAATTAACAATTTAGATGAGATAAAGTCGGCTTATGAGAGCTTAGGGGCAGGAGAGTTTGAGTTGATGGTAGAAAGATTTGTACCTTTTAGTAAAGAGATATCTATTTTAGCTTGTCGAGGAATTGATGGAGAAATTGCGGTTTATCCTGTGGCTGAGAATGAGCATCAAGATAGTATTTTAATCGAAACAAAAGTTCCAGCTGAGATTTCGGAAAGCTTGAAAGAAGATGCTGTTAGATTAGCCTATCAGGTAATGGAAGTCTTTGAAGGTGTCGGTATTTTCTGTATTGAGATGTTTGTAACGGAAGATGAAAAATTATTAATTAATGAAATAGCACCAAGACCTCATAACTCTGGACATTATTCTATTGAGGGGTGTATTACTTCTCAGTTTGAGCAACATATTAGGGTGATTACTGGACTGCCTTTGGGATCAACAAGCTTATTAAGGCCAATAGTAATGAGAAATATTTTAGGAGAAGGTGAACAAGGAAAGGCTATAGTATACGGAATAAAAGAAGCCTTTAAAGAGTCTGATCTTAAAGTTCATATTTATGGTAAGGAGATATCTAAGCCTCAAAGGAAGATGGGGCATTTAACGGTAACAGCAGATAGAATAGAAGATGCTCTTGAGAAGGCTTTACAAGCAAGTAAGATAATTAAAATTAATGGAGAATAA
- the purE gene encoding 5-(carboxyamino)imidazole ribonucleotide mutase, whose protein sequence is MKALVGIIMGSDSDLPVMKDAAKILDEFGVPYEITVVSAHRTPHRLYDYAENAEEKGLEVIIAGAGGAAHLPGMVASITSLPVIGVPVKTSKLSGVDSLYSIVQMPGGVPVATVAINGAKNAGLLAVQILGAVDKELRTKYKTYKNDMREMVEGVAERLERLGAEKYLEEQEK, encoded by the coding sequence ATGAAAGCACTTGTGGGTATTATTATGGGAAGTGACTCTGATTTACCAGTAATGAAAGATGCAGCAAAGATTTTAGATGAATTTGGAGTACCTTATGAGATTACAGTTGTATCGGCTCATCGTACTCCACATCGTTTATATGATTATGCAGAAAATGCAGAGGAGAAAGGTTTAGAGGTCATTATTGCTGGGGCAGGAGGAGCAGCTCATTTACCAGGGATGGTTGCTTCTATTACTAGTCTTCCTGTAATAGGAGTTCCAGTCAAAACCTCAAAGCTGAGTGGTGTTGATTCATTATATTCAATTGTTCAAATGCCTGGAGGCGTTCCAGTAGCTACTGTAGCAATTAATGGTGCTAAAAATGCAGGCTTATTAGCTGTTCAAATCTTAGGAGCAGTAGATAAAGAGCTAAGAACTAAATACAAAACATATAAGAATGATATGAGAGAGATGGTTGAAGGTGTAGCAGAGAGGTTAGAGAGATTAGGTGCTGAAAAGTATCTAGAAGAGCAGGAGAAATAA
- a CDS encoding lyase family protein yields the protein MISRSVFDNISPLDHRYSLRKEEFESYGQYLSEKAKVRYQAAVEVALVKALAKGDVCSQEVADEVEKATGKLNVEEVYNEEKKTRHNIRALVNCIQKRVSEEAKPYVHFTTTSFDIVDTANAVRYKEATEGLILPILKDLLKILMEIALREKDTVQVGRTHGQHAVPITFGFAVAEYVSRLGNRIQAIKLAGNNLRGKIAGAVGAYNASHLFFDDPEKFEDDVLKELNLEAATHSTQIVEPEYMTDFVHSLVSCFSVLASFSDDMRHLQRSEIGEVGEYFAKDQVGSSTMPHKRNPINYENVKSMWKEFMPRMVTQYQDQLSEHQRDLTNSASSRFIPEIIVGLLSSANRLIRVCSKLVVDHKNIEKNFDMNKEMIVAEPLYILLASYGHPDAHEAVRRLTLEAQENNSTLRELIKDKDELKPYWDRLTKKQIELLTRPEKYTGIAAEKTEKVVEYWSKVLNVDLD from the coding sequence ATGATAAGTCGTAGTGTGTTTGATAATATAAGTCCGTTAGATCATCGTTATTCATTGCGAAAAGAGGAGTTTGAAAGTTATGGTCAATATCTATCGGAAAAGGCCAAGGTAAGATATCAAGCAGCAGTTGAGGTTGCCTTAGTTAAAGCTTTAGCTAAAGGAGATGTTTGTTCTCAAGAGGTAGCTGATGAAGTAGAGAAAGCTACTGGTAAGTTAAATGTAGAAGAGGTTTATAATGAAGAGAAGAAGACTAGACATAATATTCGTGCTCTAGTTAATTGTATCCAGAAAAGAGTCAGTGAAGAGGCTAAGCCTTATGTTCATTTTACTACTACCTCATTTGATATTGTAGATACAGCTAATGCGGTAAGATATAAAGAAGCAACAGAGGGTTTGATCTTACCAATTTTAAAAGACTTACTAAAAATATTAATGGAAATTGCTTTACGAGAAAAGGATACAGTACAAGTAGGGAGAACCCACGGTCAGCATGCAGTACCAATTACTTTTGGCTTTGCTGTTGCTGAGTATGTAAGTAGACTAGGAAATAGAATCCAAGCTATTAAGTTAGCTGGAAATAATTTGCGTGGGAAGATAGCAGGAGCTGTTGGAGCTTATAACGCAAGTCATCTTTTCTTTGATGATCCAGAAAAATTTGAAGATGATGTATTAAAAGAACTGAACTTAGAAGCTGCTACTCATTCTACCCAAATTGTGGAGCCGGAGTATATGACAGATTTTGTTCACTCATTAGTTTCTTGTTTCAGTGTATTAGCTAGCTTTAGTGATGATATGAGACATCTACAACGTTCGGAAATTGGTGAGGTTGGTGAATATTTTGCTAAAGATCAAGTTGGTTCTTCGACAATGCCTCATAAACGAAACCCTATTAATTATGAAAATGTAAAAAGTATGTGGAAAGAGTTTATGCCTCGCATGGTAACTCAGTATCAAGATCAATTATCAGAGCATCAACGTGACTTAACTAATTCAGCTTCAAGTAGATTTATTCCTGAGATTATTGTAGGTTTATTATCTTCAGCTAATCGTTTGATTAGGGTATGTAGTAAACTAGTTGTAGATCATAAGAATATTGAGAAGAATTTTGATATGAATAAAGAGATGATTGTAGCTGAGCCGCTTTATATTTTATTAGCGTCATATGGTCATCCTGACGCGCATGAAGCAGTAAGAAGATTAACTTTAGAAGCACAAGAAAATAATAGTACTTTAAGAGAGCTAATTAAAGATAAAGATGAGCTAAAGCCATATTGGGATAGACTAACTAAGAAGCAGATAGAATTACTAACTAGACCAGAAAAATATACAGGTATTGCAGCTGAGAAGACAGAGAAGGTAGTTGAATATTGGTCGAAGGTTTTAAATGTTGATTTGGACTAA